The proteins below are encoded in one region of Streptomyces ficellus:
- a CDS encoding tetratricopeptide repeat protein — protein sequence MKTERVPQIVLGAGAGLVLAGAAALFAFGGSGDAPAPAPGAASRAQAAARAGAQASLPELAALIGDREKWLRAHPGDDASWAELGGAYVERGARGGDTASYVQAEKALKRSLAVLPAGEGNVDAQLGMGALANARGDFAAARKWGEAVRAGAPRRWQAYPVLIDAYSGLGDYVSAGRAAERLRALRAGAPSLSRASLVYRDKGWREDASALAHDAVALAATPAEKAACLARLGDLAWERGEPAEALAAYEPALRLDPGHAPSLAGRARARAALGREEEALRDYAAALERLPLPQYALEAGELYESLDLDGDARTHYELARVRATRAAAHGVNGALVLARYEADHGDPDAAVQRLRAEWARGHRSVHVADALGWALYRAGEPEEALPYARRATEQGLRSALFAYHRGQIERALGEYGPARRHIAEALRVNPHFSPLLAPKARRALTTLGEPR from the coding sequence ATGAAGACGGAACGGGTCCCCCAGATCGTCCTCGGTGCGGGCGCGGGTCTGGTGCTGGCCGGCGCGGCCGCGCTCTTCGCGTTCGGCGGGTCCGGCGACGCCCCGGCGCCCGCGCCCGGCGCCGCCTCCCGGGCGCAGGCGGCGGCCCGGGCGGGCGCCCAGGCGTCGCTGCCCGAGCTGGCCGCGCTGATCGGTGACCGCGAGAAGTGGCTGCGCGCCCATCCCGGCGACGACGCCTCGTGGGCGGAGCTGGGCGGGGCGTACGTGGAGCGGGGGGCGCGCGGCGGCGACACCGCGTCGTACGTACAGGCGGAGAAGGCGCTGAAGCGGTCGCTGGCCGTCCTGCCCGCCGGTGAGGGCAACGTCGACGCCCAGCTCGGCATGGGCGCCCTCGCCAACGCGCGCGGGGACTTCGCGGCGGCCCGGAAGTGGGGCGAGGCGGTACGCGCCGGGGCGCCGCGCCGCTGGCAGGCGTACCCCGTCCTGATCGACGCCTACAGCGGGCTCGGCGACTACGTGTCGGCCGGCCGGGCCGCGGAACGGCTGCGGGCCCTGCGGGCGGGCGCGCCCTCGCTGTCGCGCGCGTCGCTGGTGTACCGGGACAAGGGCTGGCGCGAGGACGCCTCGGCGCTGGCGCACGACGCGGTCGCCCTGGCCGCCACGCCGGCGGAGAAGGCCGCCTGCCTGGCGCGCCTCGGGGACCTCGCGTGGGAGCGCGGTGAGCCCGCGGAGGCGCTCGCCGCCTACGAACCGGCGTTGCGGCTCGACCCCGGCCACGCCCCGTCGCTGGCCGGGCGGGCCCGGGCCCGGGCGGCGCTCGGCCGGGAGGAGGAGGCGCTACGGGACTACGCGGCCGCACTGGAGAGGCTGCCGCTGCCCCAGTACGCCCTGGAGGCGGGCGAGTTGTACGAGTCCCTGGACCTCGACGGGGACGCCCGGACGCACTACGAGCTGGCGCGCGTACGGGCCACGCGGGCGGCCGCGCACGGGGTGAACGGCGCGCTGGTCCTGGCCCGGTACGAGGCGGACCACGGCGACCCGGACGCCGCCGTGCAGCGGCTGCGCGCCGAGTGGGCCAGGGGGCACCGCTCGGTGCACGTCGCCGACGCCCTCGGCTGGGCGCTGTACCGGGCCGGCGAGCCCGAGGAGGCGCTCCCCTACGCCCGGCGGGCGACGGAACAGGGCCTGCGCAGCGCGCTGTTCGCGTACCACCGGGGCCAGATCGAGCGGGCACTGGGCGAGTACGGGCCGGCCCGCCGGCACATCGCCGAGGCGCTGCGGGTGAATCCGCACTTCTCGCCCCTGCTGGCCCCGAAGGCCCGCCGCGCCCTGACCACCCTCGGCGAGCCCCGATAG
- a CDS encoding FAD-binding oxidoreductase — protein MDDVITRLRAGLPAEAIHTDPDVVVSYAHDMASFCEAGTPAVVVLPSSVEQVQHVMRTATELRVPVVPQGARTGLSGAANASDGCIVLSLVRMDRILEISPVDRIAVVEPGVVNAVLSRAVGEHGLYYPPDPSSWEMCTIGGNIGTASGGLCCVKYGVTAEYVLGLDVVLADGRLLSTGRRTAKGVAGYDLTRLFVGSEGTLGVVVRAVLALRPQPPRQLVLAAEFPSAAAACDAVCAIMERGHTPSLLELMDRTTVRAVNRLGRMGLPETTEALLLAAFDTPDPAADLAAVGELCTAAGATQVVPAEDAAESELLLKARRMSLTALEAVKSATMIDDVCVPRSRLGEMIDRTAAVAAKYDLTIGVCAHAGDGNTHPVVCFDHTDPDESRRARESFDEIMALGLELGGTITGEHGVGVLKKEWLARELGPVGVELQRGIKRTFDPLGILNPGKLF, from the coding sequence ATGGACGACGTCATCACACGGTTGAGGGCCGGTCTGCCGGCCGAGGCGATCCACACGGACCCGGACGTCGTCGTGTCGTACGCCCATGACATGGCGAGCTTCTGCGAGGCCGGCACGCCCGCCGTGGTCGTCCTGCCGAGCAGTGTGGAGCAGGTCCAGCACGTGATGCGCACGGCGACGGAGCTGCGCGTGCCGGTGGTCCCGCAGGGCGCCCGCACGGGCCTGTCGGGGGCGGCGAACGCGTCCGACGGCTGCATCGTGCTGTCGCTGGTCCGGATGGACCGGATCCTGGAGATCAGCCCGGTGGACCGGATCGCGGTGGTGGAGCCCGGCGTCGTCAACGCGGTCCTGTCGCGCGCGGTCGGCGAGCACGGGCTGTACTACCCGCCGGACCCCTCCAGCTGGGAGATGTGCACCATCGGCGGGAACATCGGCACGGCCTCCGGCGGGCTGTGCTGTGTGAAGTACGGCGTGACGGCCGAGTACGTCCTGGGCCTCGACGTCGTCCTCGCCGACGGCCGCCTGCTGTCGACCGGCCGCCGCACCGCCAAGGGCGTCGCCGGGTACGACCTGACCCGGCTGTTCGTGGGCTCCGAGGGCACCCTCGGCGTCGTCGTACGGGCCGTGCTGGCGCTCCGGCCGCAGCCGCCGCGACAGCTGGTGCTGGCGGCCGAGTTCCCGTCGGCGGCCGCCGCGTGCGACGCCGTGTGCGCGATCATGGAGCGCGGGCACACCCCGTCGCTGCTGGAGCTCATGGACCGTACGACGGTACGGGCGGTCAACCGGCTCGGCCGCATGGGCCTGCCCGAGACCACCGAGGCCCTGCTGCTCGCCGCGTTCGACACCCCCGACCCCGCCGCCGACCTGGCCGCCGTGGGCGAGCTGTGCACCGCCGCCGGGGCCACCCAGGTCGTACCGGCCGAGGACGCGGCCGAGTCGGAGCTGCTGCTGAAGGCCCGCCGGATGTCGCTGACCGCCCTGGAGGCCGTCAAGTCCGCCACCATGATCGACGACGTGTGCGTACCGCGCTCCCGGCTCGGCGAGATGATCGACCGCACGGCCGCCGTCGCGGCGAAGTACGACCTGACGATCGGCGTCTGCGCCCACGCCGGCGACGGCAACACCCACCCCGTCGTCTGCTTCGACCACACCGACCCCGACGAGTCGCGGCGCGCCCGCGAGTCGTTCGACGAGATCATGGCGCTCGGTCTGGAACTCGGCGGCACCATCACCGGCGAACACGGCGTCGGCGTACTGAAGAAGGAATGGCTCGCCCGGGAACTGGGGCCGGTGGGCGTGGAGTTGCAGCGCGGCATCAAGCGGACCTTCGACCCGCTGGGCATCCTCAACCCGGGCAAGCTGTTCTGA
- a CDS encoding VOC family protein produces the protein MPARLDHTIVRSRDRFAAARFLTELIGAPEPKPFGPFASVPLEGGVTLDYLDDDAPRIVSQHLAFLVGEDEFDEILGRIQERALPYWADPYHREPQRINHRYGGRGVYIDDPDGHSIEFITHTYVTG, from the coding sequence GTGCCCGCACGCCTTGACCACACCATCGTCCGCAGCCGCGACCGGTTCGCCGCCGCCCGCTTCCTCACGGAGCTGATCGGCGCGCCGGAACCGAAGCCCTTCGGCCCCTTCGCGAGCGTCCCGCTGGAGGGCGGCGTCACCCTCGACTACCTCGACGACGACGCGCCCCGCATCGTGTCGCAGCACCTCGCCTTCCTGGTCGGCGAGGACGAGTTCGACGAGATCCTCGGCCGGATCCAGGAGCGCGCACTGCCGTACTGGGCCGATCCGTACCACCGCGAGCCGCAGCGGATCAACCACCGCTACGGTGGCCGCGGGGTGTACATCGACGACCCCGACGGCCACTCGATCGAATTCATCACCCACACGTACGTGACCGGCTGA
- a CDS encoding SsgA family sporulation/cell division regulator: protein MRQHTVVERELELTLVLSPERQVPVPARLTYRTDDPYAVHITFHVGSEHPVHWTFARELLVEGVFRPCGHGDVRIWPTTLDGHPVVLMALSSPDGDALLEVPAPQVSAWLERALRVVPPGSEAEQLGLDDGLAELLA from the coding sequence ATGCGGCAGCACACCGTCGTCGAACGCGAACTGGAACTCACCCTGGTCCTGTCACCCGAGCGGCAGGTCCCGGTGCCCGCCCGGCTGACCTACCGCACGGACGACCCGTACGCCGTGCACATCACCTTCCACGTGGGCTCCGAGCACCCCGTGCACTGGACCTTCGCCCGCGAGCTGCTGGTCGAGGGGGTGTTCCGTCCCTGCGGCCACGGCGACGTGCGGATCTGGCCCACCACGCTCGACGGCCACCCGGTCGTGCTGATGGCGCTGTCCTCGCCGGACGGCGACGCGCTGCTGGAGGTCCCCGCCCCGCAGGTGTCGGCCTGGCTGGAGCGGGCGCTGCGCGTGGTGCCGCCCGGTTCGGAGGCGGAGCAGCTCGGCCTGGACGACGGGCTGGCCGAGCTGCTCGCGTGA
- a CDS encoding RDD family protein translates to MSAPTPATGDGSPTPGYYPDPSIPGYIRFWNGAAWVPGTSRPAPKDGEAMPTPPAPAAPAAPTPSVEETGPVFFDEEGPDAGAQAEPEPASVWQADASRQTGFGGDRDRRVSWGAESGQDPRSPAPDPTGGALPGVRSVEPEPAKAAAPEGTVTIRAVKPQAKPEAQQPADGTMTIRALKPDAAPGTPHPLPAQPQPAAPAQQQQQQPQPQPQPQSQSQSQPAPVAAAAPATPVTHGPGGGAASWAQQVHQLARPAQPEAHVQQPPQAAAPQDRSQQPMLPWKPPVDDPFLAAAQAQAAARPAALGKRFVARLIDTLVLGAAVAAVAVPFVSKALDHINGKIEQARQSGETVTVWLLDGTTSTCLGIVLAALLVLGVLYEAVPTAKWGRTLGKKLMGLEVRDIESHEPPPFGAALRRWLLYGVLGVLVVGVVNALWCLVDRPWRQCWHDKVAHTFVAAP, encoded by the coding sequence ATGAGCGCCCCAACCCCGGCAACCGGCGACGGCAGCCCCACGCCTGGCTACTACCCCGATCCGTCCATCCCCGGATATATCCGGTTCTGGAACGGAGCCGCCTGGGTGCCGGGCACGAGCCGCCCCGCGCCCAAGGACGGCGAGGCGATGCCGACCCCGCCCGCCCCGGCGGCGCCCGCCGCCCCCACGCCCTCGGTGGAGGAGACCGGCCCGGTCTTCTTCGACGAGGAGGGGCCGGACGCGGGGGCACAGGCGGAGCCGGAACCCGCGTCCGTGTGGCAGGCCGACGCCTCCCGCCAGACCGGGTTCGGCGGCGACCGCGACCGCCGGGTCTCCTGGGGCGCCGAGTCCGGCCAGGACCCGCGCAGCCCCGCCCCCGACCCGACCGGCGGCGCCCTGCCGGGCGTACGGAGCGTGGAACCGGAGCCCGCGAAGGCGGCCGCGCCCGAGGGCACCGTCACCATCCGGGCGGTCAAGCCGCAGGCGAAGCCGGAGGCCCAGCAGCCCGCCGACGGCACCATGACCATCCGGGCGCTCAAGCCGGACGCCGCCCCGGGCACGCCCCACCCGCTCCCCGCGCAGCCCCAGCCGGCCGCCCCCGCGCAGCAGCAGCAGCAGCAGCCGCAGCCGCAGCCCCAGCCTCAGTCGCAGTCGCAGTCGCAGCCCGCGCCGGTCGCCGCTGCCGCCCCCGCCACTCCCGTCACGCACGGCCCCGGTGGCGGCGCCGCGTCCTGGGCGCAGCAGGTGCACCAACTGGCCCGGCCCGCCCAGCCGGAGGCGCACGTCCAGCAGCCGCCCCAGGCCGCGGCTCCGCAGGACCGGTCGCAGCAGCCCATGCTGCCCTGGAAGCCGCCGGTCGACGACCCGTTCCTGGCGGCGGCCCAGGCGCAGGCCGCCGCCCGCCCGGCCGCCCTGGGCAAGCGTTTCGTCGCCCGCCTGATCGACACCCTGGTCCTCGGGGCGGCCGTCGCCGCCGTCGCCGTGCCGTTCGTCTCCAAGGCGCTCGACCACATCAACGGCAAGATCGAGCAGGCCAGGCAGTCGGGCGAGACGGTCACGGTCTGGCTGCTGGACGGCACCACGTCGACCTGCCTGGGCATCGTGCTCGCCGCGCTGCTGGTGCTGGGGGTGCTGTACGAGGCGGTGCCGACCGCCAAGTGGGGGCGCACGCTCGGCAAGAAGCTGATGGGGCTGGAGGTGCGGGACATCGAGTCGCACGAGCCCCCGCCGTTCGGCGCGGCCCTGCGCCGCTGGCTGCTCTACGGGGTACTCGGCGTCCTGGTCGTCGGCGTCGTCAACGCGCTGTGGTGCCTGGTCGACCGCCCGTGGCGCCAGTGCTGGCACGACAAGGTGGCCCACACCTTCGTCGCGGCTCCCTAG
- a CDS encoding RDD family protein — protein sequence MSHEPPTPGQQPPEDDPFRKKPQDDGSQPPPAPPPPPSDGSAGGGGPYGGEGPYGGGGPYGGGPGGPGGGPYGGGPGGPGGGPYGGGPYGYGGADPLAGMPPLADTGRRVLARIIDWIVVAIPLALIALPFNIYDRVTDQGDWEDVWTTNNGNQWVFQLITIVAYIGYDTLMVNKNRGQTLGMRLLGMRVAMLNDGSVPNTNAALIRAIVLWLPGLICCACLWPLLLLILIMVDKPYKQGLHDKAAKTVVVSTTQ from the coding sequence ATGAGCCACGAACCGCCGACGCCCGGTCAGCAGCCGCCCGAGGACGACCCGTTCCGCAAGAAGCCGCAGGACGACGGCTCCCAGCCGCCTCCCGCGCCGCCGCCCCCTCCGTCGGACGGGTCGGCGGGCGGCGGCGGTCCGTACGGGGGAGAGGGCCCCTACGGCGGGGGCGGTCCCTACGGCGGCGGTCCCGGCGGTCCCGGGGGCGGTCCCTACGGCGGTGGTCCGGGTGGCCCCGGGGGCGGTCCCTATGGCGGTGGGCCGTACGGCTACGGCGGGGCCGATCCGCTCGCGGGGATGCCGCCGCTCGCCGACACCGGCCGGCGCGTCCTGGCCCGGATCATCGACTGGATCGTCGTCGCGATCCCGCTCGCGCTGATCGCGCTGCCGTTCAACATCTACGACCGGGTGACCGACCAGGGCGACTGGGAGGACGTCTGGACGACGAACAACGGCAATCAGTGGGTCTTCCAGCTCATCACCATCGTGGCGTACATCGGCTACGACACCCTGATGGTGAACAAGAACCGGGGACAGACGCTGGGCATGCGTCTGCTGGGCATGCGGGTGGCGATGCTCAACGACGGCAGCGTGCCGAACACGAACGCCGCGCTCATCCGCGCCATCGTGCTGTGGCTGCCCGGACTGATCTGCTGCGCCTGCTTGTGGCCGCTGCTGCTGCTGATCCTGATCATGGTCGACAAGCCCTACAAGCAGGGCCTGCACGACAAGGCGGCCAAGACCGTCGTCGTCTCAACGACGCAGTGA